A DNA window from Methylocystis heyeri contains the following coding sequences:
- a CDS encoding Rieske (2Fe-2S) protein encodes MEQTRELFAVCHVNDVAKRRAVGYVLARVDENGKTVPFPVVITRFKGKYYGYVNRCPHQGTRLDFEPRQFLDSGLQNLMCGKHGALFDIPTGHCNDGPCKGERLEPVEVVIDNEEVCITGVILAEEDGLDREENDEMPEIVIQPD; translated from the coding sequence ATGGAACAGACCCGTGAGCTTTTTGCCGTTTGTCACGTTAACGACGTGGCCAAGCGTCGCGCGGTGGGCTACGTGCTCGCGCGCGTCGACGAGAACGGCAAGACGGTTCCCTTTCCCGTCGTGATCACCCGTTTCAAGGGCAAATATTACGGCTATGTGAACCGTTGCCCGCACCAGGGCACGCGGCTGGATTTCGAGCCGAGGCAGTTTCTCGATTCCGGCCTGCAAAATCTAATGTGCGGAAAGCACGGCGCCCTGTTCGACATCCCGACCGGACATTGCAACGACGGCCCCTGCAAGGGGGAACGCCTCGAACCCGTCGAAGTCGTCATCGACAATGAAGAGGTTTGCATAACCGGCGTGATTCTCGCGGAAGAAGACGGCCTCGACCGCGAGGAGAACGACGAAATGCCTGAAATCGTGATTCAGCCCGACTGA
- the cobS gene encoding cobaltochelatase subunit CobS has product MGKTDAGRVSGLPDTQVSARRLFNIDTDLMLPAYSTRSEHVPDTDPDYLFDRETTLAILAGFAHNRRVMVTGYHGTGKSTHIEQVAARLNWPCVRVNLDSHVSRIDLVGKDAIVLKEGKQVTEFRDGILPWALQNNIALVFDEYDAGRPDVMFVIQRVLEVSGRLTLLDQNRVIRPHPAFRLFATANTVGLGDTSGLYHGTQQINQGQMDRWSIVATLNYLPHDAETNIVLAKVKSFDKTKEGKDAINKMVRVADLTRNAFIAGDLSTVMSPRTVITWAENAEIFGDIGFAFRLTFLNKCDELERPLVAEFYQRCFGKDLPESAVNVVMT; this is encoded by the coding sequence CACCGATCTCATGCTTCCGGCTTATTCGACCCGAAGCGAGCATGTGCCGGACACCGATCCCGATTATCTATTCGATCGGGAAACCACGCTCGCGATCCTGGCAGGCTTCGCTCATAATCGCCGCGTGATGGTCACCGGTTACCATGGAACCGGAAAATCGACGCATATAGAACAGGTGGCGGCGCGGTTGAACTGGCCCTGCGTGCGCGTCAACCTCGACAGCCACGTTTCCAGGATCGATCTCGTCGGCAAGGACGCCATCGTCCTCAAGGAGGGAAAGCAGGTCACGGAATTCCGCGACGGCATTCTCCCCTGGGCGCTGCAGAACAATATCGCCCTGGTGTTCGACGAATATGACGCTGGGCGGCCCGACGTCATGTTTGTGATCCAGCGCGTTCTGGAAGTCTCGGGCCGTCTGACCCTGCTCGATCAGAACCGGGTGATCCGACCTCATCCCGCGTTCCGCCTGTTCGCGACAGCGAATACTGTGGGGCTGGGGGATACGTCGGGGCTGTATCACGGAACCCAGCAGATCAACCAGGGTCAGATGGACCGCTGGTCGATCGTGGCCACGCTGAATTATCTTCCGCACGACGCGGAGACCAATATCGTCCTGGCCAAGGTCAAGAGCTTCGACAAGACCAAGGAAGGCAAGGACGCGATCAACAAGATGGTCCGCGTCGCCGATCTGACACGCAACGCGTTCATCGCCGGAGATCTCTCGACGGTGATGAGCCCGCGCACGGTGATCACCTGGGCGGAAAACGCGGAGATCTTCGGCGACATCGGCTTCGCCTTCCGCCTGACCTTCCTCAATAAATGCGATGAACTCGAACGGCCGCTGGTCGCCGAGTTCTACCAGCGCTGCTTCGGCAAGGATCTGCCGGAGAGCGCCGTGAATGTGGTCATGACCTGA
- a CDS encoding DUF1150 family protein, producing the protein MEAKTAHEPTRPQLTPEQFAHLGDGAIAYVRSMKSEDVCRLYPQAPEIEPGLTVFALLAADGTPIVLADSREGALANAVENRLLTVSLH; encoded by the coding sequence ATGGAAGCCAAGACCGCGCATGAACCCACAAGACCGCAGCTCACCCCCGAGCAGTTCGCTCATCTCGGAGACGGCGCGATAGCCTATGTCCGGTCGATGAAATCCGAGGATGTGTGCCGGCTTTATCCACAGGCGCCTGAAATCGAGCCCGGCCTGACTGTTTTCGCCCTTCTGGCGGCGGACGGCACGCCTATCGTTCTCGCAGATTCCCGCGAAGGGGCGCTCGCCAATGCGGTTGAAAACCGGCTTCTCACCGTCAGTCTCCACTGA